GGCTTTGctacttttttctttcatagGCTTTCTAATTAGTGTTTCCAAATCCTAAATGCTTTTTCAAGAAACTCCTCTTTTTGAATAAGAagaatttgataatatataccCAAAAATATCATCACATTATATTTAATAGCACCTACTTTTTGGCTTTAAGCTAGTAGTATCTACAAACCATGTTGTCATCATCTTCCAAAATCATCATTGCCACATCGACAAGGCACCATATGTTCAACTCGAATGGAAGGTCTAACTGTTCTGACGTGGAtccaacacaaaaacaaattattattcaaaagttatattctttaaattcatacggtccaaagtccaaacaaagtaccaaaatgataaaattattgaatataatattttcaaataaaccaatcaactatatattattacattTCATAAGCTTGTATAATCGAATATgtacaaataatcaaatatttagCTGACTACTAGTAATTTGATCCGTTTtgtccaaattaaattaaaacttcaaatttgaTTCCATATTTCAATTCAATTTATAATTAACCAAGGTTTgacacatattttaaatttaatatatatatatatgaataattaatttatgagctttaatattttgtattcttGCAAATCTATTATAATTAAAGGTCTCAAAATATTTGGTTGAAAATAAAAGAGGGAACAAAGAGGGGCATACATGTTCGCGGCTTGTGACCGCATAAAATATGAACACTATAACTGGCTTATCCGATTCATGTTCAAACCTAATGTAGATACGTATTCGAGATTCACAATATTGCATAAAAATTAACTTGTaagaaatataacttttttgaaaaGTCAATAAACAATACCTTTTTGTAGTAAAAACCGTAGAATCAtcgaaaatataaaaatatatatatatatataggaataaaaacatttaaaaacaattatataatcgttaaatgttttattatattgtcATTTTGTGGACAACCCAATAAGAAAGGTGATAtcttgaaattgatttttttttttaaattcacaAGTCACACGTGCATTTTTACCAGATTTAAATTCtactaataaatatttatgaGTTGTGGAGCATTAGGTTTTGGTGATGAGGTGAAGAAGTGATGATAGATTTCAATAAAATCAATTCATGTTGATCAACATGTATTTGTTTATCCTAAATTCGTAATTGTTCTCATTTATTTGTTATTGAGCGTCTAATTCGTTTGTCGTTGTATGGTGAAAATAAAGGAATAAATTGTAAACTTCCAAAAAGTTATGTAACCAATAACCCTCACATTTAGAAATGTATCACTATAAATTACATATGTCTTTTTATTTAGACccttttatttatggtttaatcttttttcttgtaaatcaaTTTTACAATTCAAATCCTAGCACAAATGACGGCAATACCAATATAAACACGCTTAATTGTAATCTGTCTATCTTAAAACATTGAAAGTGATGTGTGACATTTAACACAAGTGGATGGTGAGAGACAGTGTCGGGTGACTTGGGGTGCACTTCCACGCGCGACTTCGACTTGTTTGTCCNTacacaactctcttcttcttctataaaagAACCATTCTTTGCTCATCTCAATTAATCACTTTCTCTTATCTTCACAACTAAAACTCTAAAACCATCAAAGAAGAACCCTTAAAGAAAATCTCTATTTACACCGAAGATGGGAGTTTTGAAGAGAAGAGTTTCGAGTAGCAGAGGTCTTGGAGGTGTTCTTAGAGAGCAAAGAGCTAAGCTTTACATCATCAAACGATGTGTTGTGATGCTCCTATGTTGGCAAGATTGATCTTGGTTGATTCAAGTGGTGATACTTTGAAGCTTAACCGGATCAAACTGATGATTGCAAGAAGATATGAAAGAGGAAGAAACCGGTTTGGGTTTTGCTTGCCGATAGTCAATCTTAGGGGATGAAATGTTAACACTTT
The sequence above is drawn from the Camelina sativa cultivar DH55 chromosome 4, Cs, whole genome shotgun sequence genome and encodes:
- the LOC104779764 gene encoding uncharacterized protein LOC104779764, with product MGVLKRRVSSSRGLGGVLREQRAKLYIIKRCVVMLLCWQD